One segment of Strix aluco isolate bStrAlu1 chromosome 4, bStrAlu1.hap1, whole genome shotgun sequence DNA contains the following:
- the FGFBP1 gene encoding fibroblast growth factor-binding protein 1, which yields MRIKSFGLLCMLILVSQMLLANCERQGKERKKGRQGIEDKGKKNDQTESNQENQNRQKSKGGKASPKGKFKTKENAECTWAVTEMNAATVHVECKHGDREFWCEFSGDPSTCPQYAENQKSYWKQVSRSLKKQKQICQDPKSVLKSKVCRKGPRSAHLKLTGSSLLTSVGPAKGNTTHHAKEVVQTPAAASVTKKKLEHSPQDCVEDIDYIDQKKVAEEYCPESLLSFCNFFITMVQDKKC from the coding sequence ATGAGAATCAAAAGCTTTGGACTTCTCTGTATGTTGATTCTGGTCTCCCAGATGCTACTAGCCAACTGTGAAagacaaggaaaggaaagaaaaaagggaagacaaggcatagaagacaaggggaaaaaaaatgaccaaACTGAATCTAACCAAGAAAATCAAAACCGGCAGAAGTCAAAAGGAGGCAAAGCATCTCCAAAAGGCAAgtttaaaaccaaagaaaatgctGAGTGTACCTGGGCAGTGACTGAAATGAATGCTGCTACTGTGCACGTAGAGTGCAAGCATGGTGACAGAGAGTTCTGGTGTGAGTTCTCTGGAGACCCTTCCACCTGTCCACAGTATGCAGAAAACCAGAAATCCTACTGGAAACAAGTCTCCCGATCCctaaagaagcagaagcagatcTGTCAAGACCCCAAAAGTGTCCTAAAATCTAAAGTATGTAGGAAAGGCCCACGAAGTGCTCATCTCAAGTTGACTGGCTCAAGCCTACTAACATCAGTGGGTCCTGCAAAAGGTAACACAACTCATCATGCAAAAGAAGTTGTTCAGActccagcagctgcctctgtgACCAAAAAAAAGCTAGAACACAGTCCTCAAGACTGTGTTGAAGACATAGATTATATTGATCAGAAAAAGGTGGCTGAGGAATACTGTCCAgaaagcttgctttctttctgcaatttttttatcACAATGGTGCAAGACAAAAAATGCTGA
- the FGFBP2 gene encoding fibroblast growth factor-binding protein 2, with the protein MKSVALLFLVVICGMGGLGQKLKPKKRSNGEEINFRTKTKDICTMRMSGDEERKLRIECKSQGMSYWCEFTGKPSICRAFRNNPKIYWNQIAMELRKLPHACESTQVLKTTMCQKAPTEALMKQIDAGMEPEDLANQDKTVQKTSTSMRGEGKSSVKKIDKPPILPLIKPTQDGQGSENETEAMKLAREHCWESLHGVCSYIIGIFRG; encoded by the coding sequence ATGAAGAGTGTTGCTCTTCTTTTCCTAGTAGTGATCTGTGGAATGGGAGGACTGGGACAGAAGCTGAAGccaaaaaaaagaagcaatggaGAAGAAATCAACTTTCGGACTAAAACCAAAGATATTTGCACAATGAGAATGAGTGGGGATGAGGAGAGGAAACTTAGAATTGAATGCAAAAGCCAAGGCATGTCCTACTGGTGTGAGTTCACTGGCAAGCCATCGATCTGTCGTGCTTTCAGAAACAATCCAAAGATTTACTGGAATCAGATTGCCATGGAACTTAGAAAGCTCCCGCATGCTTGCGAATCCACACAAGTGTTGAAGACTACCATGTGCCAAAAGGCTCCCACAGAGGCTCTCATGAAGCAAATAGATGCTGGTATGGAGCCAGAAGATCTAGCAAACCAGGACAAAACAGTCCAGAAAACTTCCACTTCTatgaggggagaagggaaaagctcTGTTAAGAAAATAGACAAGCCCCCAATACTGCCTCTTATAAAACCAACCCAAGATGGTCAAggatctgaaaatgaaacagaagcaaTGAAACTGGCACGGGAACACTGCTGGGAATCCCTGCATGGTGTCTGCTCCTACATTATTGGCATCTTTAGAGGTTAA